Sequence from the [Clostridium] scindens genome:
GATGGGACAGGTTGGTTGAGCCTTGATGAATTAAAATCGGCTATGGAGGAATAACACTTGATGAAATTAAGGATTAACCCTCTCGTAGTAGCCGATCTGAAAGCAATTAAGGATTATACTGCAGAGGATAATGCAGAAGCAGCCAGAAAGACAGTAGACGAGATTTACAAGAGTTTTGAGAACTTACAGCAGTTTCCTACTATGGGAGCAGATTTGTCAAAACTAGTGAGTTTCAAGACAGATTATAAGTATCTTGTTCATGGGAATTATATTACGCTGCATCTTATCAAAAAGGATTACGTAGAGATATATCGTGTGATTGACAGATATCAAGAAATACCGAGCATTTTATTTAGATAGATTTGAATTTAGAGGAATTATGCTGCCACTCTATTAAGCGATTTATAACCGAAATGACCGTAGTTATTGGGAAGCACTTGATATAGATTTAAAAGGATATGCCGCTAAAATCGGTCTTGACTATGTGACCAATGACGATAGCGTGAGTCGTCCTTTCGGCGATCCACCCGTGATTGTCAATTATTTCTATCACAGTGAAATCAAAAAATCAGCAAGAAAAGGCGTAATACATCCGTCGGACGCATGTTCTGCGCCGGCCAGAGCGAAGAGTAGAGGTGCGAACAATGCCTGAATTACCTGAAATAGAAACAATAAAAAACGTAATTGAGCCACAAATCTCCGAATGTCTACGCTATTATGCACGGCAGAGAATAAAATGGCTCTAAACCAGAGTATTGCATGGGATTAAGAAAACTCCTCGTAATAGCGGAACGCCTTCACAATATAATCAGAGGCCCCTTCCCCATATTTAGCATCTGCTATGTTTCTTACATATTCGCTGGAATAGGCGTTGATAAGTACATTCAAATAGGGCTTGCTAAGAGAGACGCCGCTACTATTCTTCTGAATAAACTGGAATATCTCCTGAACAATAGACTGTATTTCCGGGGAAGAAACATCTGCCGTCAAATCAGCAGTGAGTTTCGCATACAGTCTATCAGACTGTTGGCCGATTTCTTTAACATCCTCTGTTAATTGGGTTTCCGCAATTTCAGAGAAGTGTTCCAGATTATATCTCATGGCTTCGGTATAGTTCTCTATACTTCCAAAGTGCTTGATGGCAAGCTTAGCAACCTCGGACTCATCCTCTTTGACTTTCTGGATAAACAGATCAAAGTTTTCAATGCTTCCCCAGTGTTTGATAATATCATCTGTATTACGGCTTTTAAAATTCTCCAATGCGTCGATGTAATCAGACAAATCAAATTCTTTAAAACTCATGCATTGTTCCCCTTTCTCTAAGCGGCTAAGAAGCTGGATCAGCCGGTCCGTGCGATTGCGTTTTAGAAGTAGCAGTTCCTTTTGCTTCTTGAACGCGGCTATTTTGTCAAAATCCGGTTTTTGCAATATTTCGCGAATCTCCTTTAAGCGAAAGCCTAATTCTTTGAAAAATAGAATCTGCTGGAGTTTCTGTAAAGCGTCATCATCGTATAAGCGATAGCCCGAAGGGGTTAATTCACTTGGCTTTAGCAGCCCGATTTCATCATAATATTGTAAAGCACGTATGCTGATACCTGTTAATTCCGCAACTTGGCTTATGGTTTTCATTTCTATCAACTCCTTTGAATATAGCATACAGTATCACGTTACGTTGGAGTCAATAGTTTTTTCATAATCAGGGATTTTCTCGAAAAGTATTTGCAATATGCTTAGTATTTGGCTTATGCTTAATATCAAGCATGTCCCTGGGTATCAAAAATATAAGTGTAAAAATGGAGGGTGT
This genomic interval carries:
- a CDS encoding type II toxin-antitoxin system RelE/ParE family toxin; the protein is MMKLRINPLVVADLKAIKDYTAEDNAEAARKTVDEIYKSFENLQQFPTMGADLSKLVSFKTDYKYLVHGNYITLHLIKKDYVEIYRVIDRYQEIPSILFR
- a CDS encoding MerR family transcriptional regulator; its protein translation is MKTISQVAELTGISIRALQYYDEIGLLKPSELTPSGYRLYDDDALQKLQQILFFKELGFRLKEIREILQKPDFDKIAAFKKQKELLLLKRNRTDRLIQLLSRLEKGEQCMSFKEFDLSDYIDALENFKSRNTDDIIKHWGSIENFDLFIQKVKEDESEVAKLAIKHFGSIENYTEAMRYNLEHFSEIAETQLTEDVKEIGQQSDRLYAKLTADLTADVSSPEIQSIVQEIFQFIQKNSSGVSLSKPYLNVLINAYSSEYVRNIADAKYGEGASDYIVKAFRYYEEFS